GCCCTGCGGTTTCAATCGTTAGCTTGTGTAGCTTAAAGAATCGCATCAATGGTCCTTGAATGAGTGCCATATCGGTGATCTTATCCAGTGGGACAGTGTTCTCAGTGCGGGTAAAAATCCCTTTGCGAACGATGAGCTTTCTGTCTGTGAGTTCGGTACTCATGTTGGCAATGTAGCGGCGGGTAAAAATACCTCCTATAGGGAGCCACAGTAGTAACAGTGGGATCCCAATGATGGATACGGTCAATACGATGGTTACTGGCGTTAACCAATATTGCCCCAAATTGCCGACAAACTGTGCATGTTTGATGCTTTTTTCTTGGCTATTTTGCATGGTATATCCTTCTGTTCTGATATTGGTATCAGCTAATGTCGGTGCGAACTCTGCTATTGATGTGGGCGTTTTTACAGTCTTGGGTTAACTTAAGCAAAATCGAATCTAATTTGAAGTTTTTTATCATTTTAGAATAACTTGCTGGTTTCAATCTTGCTGCCTTCGGAGTAGGTTAATACCAGTAAACACCATTCATGTTAAAGCAGCAAAGGAAGCGAGAAATGATTACTTTATATGGGGTTCCACGTAGCCGCTCACTGAGAGTGTCATGGACTTTAGAAGAGTTGGGACTCGAGTGGGAATATAGGTTCATCAACTTTTCAAAAGGCGATAGTCGCCATGCTGATTTCTTGGCCATTAACCCGTGCGGTAAAGTGCCAGCGCTGATCGATAATGGTAAAGCGATGACGGAATCGGCTGCGATTGCAGTTTTCTTGGCTGAAAAGTATGGTGAGGGTCGATTGCTACCTATAGCGGGCTCGGATGCATCGGCGCAGCATCACAAGTGGATAAGTTTTATCACCAATGAGCTTGAGCAGCCTTTGTGGACTATTGGAAAGCATAAGTTTGCCATACCTGAAGAGCTTAGGCTTGAGGCGATGTTTAAAGTGGCTAAATGGGAGTTTGATAAAGCGGCGGCCATTGCTGAGCAGTGGTTACCCGACACGCCATTCTTGCTCGGTGCTGAGATCAGCGTTGCCGATATCCTACTAGCACACACGCTGTTGTGGGCGACGCGATTTGAGCAAGCCATTCCGCCAAAGCTGGCTGAGTATCGTGATCGTGTTACCGCGAGAGAGGCGATGAAAAACGCATTAGCGAAAGAGGAAGCCGGAGCGGCGGCAAGCACTGTAGAAGAGTAGATATGACCAATAAAAAAGCATCCAAATGGATGCTTTTTTG
The Shewanella sp. KX20019 DNA segment above includes these coding regions:
- a CDS encoding PH domain-containing protein, translating into MQNSQEKSIKHAQFVGNLGQYWLTPVTIVLTVSIIGIPLLLLWLPIGGIFTRRYIANMSTELTDRKLIVRKGIFTRTENTVPLDKITDMALIQGPLMRFFKLHKLTIETAGQSGSGALLNLTGIIDAADFRSLVLAQKETLNQLESGPVADENNDTNVVTLLQEISDTLKRIEKQP
- a CDS encoding glutathione S-transferase family protein, encoding MITLYGVPRSRSLRVSWTLEELGLEWEYRFINFSKGDSRHADFLAINPCGKVPALIDNGKAMTESAAIAVFLAEKYGEGRLLPIAGSDASAQHHKWISFITNELEQPLWTIGKHKFAIPEELRLEAMFKVAKWEFDKAAAIAEQWLPDTPFLLGAEISVADILLAHTLLWATRFEQAIPPKLAEYRDRVTAREAMKNALAKEEAGAAASTVEE